A DNA window from Castanea sativa cultivar Marrone di Chiusa Pesio chromosome 7, ASM4071231v1 contains the following coding sequences:
- the LOC142643002 gene encoding disease resistance protein RGA2-like translates to MAEAILFGVAQKMIESLGSQLFQEIGSLWGVKDELQNIKSTVSRIQAVLQDAAEQQNHNRQVRDWLEKLKDVVYDADDLLGEFSTEASRRRAMSGTKFNKKVRTFFSSENQVAFRFEMSGKIKAMRKKLDAIAKENRDFNLTVSPPENYSLNMQREETHSFVPNEEVIGREHDKEKIIKLLLEPNNEENLSVIPIVGIGGLGKTTLAQFVYNDENVNKHFELKMWVCVSDAFELKIIVKNLIASATGKKPEDLHMDQLQKLLREKIDKKKYLLVLDDVWNEIPVKWDNLKRLLKGGAKGSKIIMTTRSKLVAEITGPVSIYTLNGLSDDESWSLFEQIAFRKGQETNNPGLKEIGKEILVRCHGVPLAIKSIGRVLCLEKTESEWSRVKANVLTNILQPGDDIFPILKLSYDYLPSHLKSCFAYCSVFPKDYEIEKEMVVRLWIAQGFIQLSNTKQLEEVANEYFKDLLWRSFFEEVGGEFGNLKYKMHDLIHDLAESVAMVDCKHVDRDSKNVDEKIRHVFCEFFTGSSFNETLSLLVKAKKIRTFLLTSDYFNQRDEPMWNTITSNFKSLRALNIGGWGITMVPNSIGNLIHLKYLDLSRSYDMVTLPKAITRLWNLQTLKVFSCWRLKELPKDIKELVNLRHLDDNHCEALSNMPRGLGQLTCLQTLPLFVVSKDSSSTSKHVGGLGELNQLNNIRGTLEIRHLERLEDANSECKAANISGKQHLEELKLRWGQKGNINNDDEKSLDGLQPHQNLKYLSVLGYGGVRFSSWLSLLANLVEIEIDGERCQHLPRLSQLPSLQSLRLSGMRDLEYMSDGDISEEVPASSTGSSTPFFPLLKSLSIEYCPKLKGWWRSASMQDHHHHSLPSFPCLSYLDIFDCPNLTSMPLFPYLEESLYLYNVSFVPLQETMAMASLLPPSSPLSKLKIMTVSFREDEVPLLDDWPSNLMSLKKLDIWCCPGLTSLPEAVRYLTSLRSLAFQELPKLESLPASLQHLTNLQDLYIRDCPSLTILPEWIIKLTSLETLGIHGCPNLASLPDGLQCLRSLQRLKIEDCPLLAKRCEKGTGEDWSKIAHIPNINHRCEYVDFTEHFRAKQKN, encoded by the exons ATGGCCGAAGCAATCCTCTTTGGCGTAGCACAGAAAATGATTGAAAGTTTGGGATCTCAGCTTTTCCAGGAGATTGGATCGCTCTGGGGCGTTAAAGATGAGCTTCAAAACATCAAGAGCACTGTTTCCAGAATCCAAGCTGTACTTCAGGATGCAGCAGAGCAGCAAAACCACAACCGTCAAGTCAGGGATTGGCTCGAGAAGCTCAAGGATGTTGTTTATGATGCTGATGACTTGCTGGGTGAATTCTCCACTGAAGCTTCGCGGCGAAGAGCAATGAGTGGGACTAAATTCAACAAAAAGGTACGCACttttttttcaagtgaaaaTCAAGTTGCTTTTCGTTTTGAGATGAGTGGTAAAATAAAGGCGATGAGGAAGAAGCTAGATGCCATAGCAAAAGAAAACAGAGACTTCAACTTGACAGTAAGCCCGCCAGAGAATTACAGCTtgaatatgcagagggaagagACTCACTCATTTGTACCTAATGAAGAAGTTATTGGGAGAGAACATGATAAAGAGAAGATCATAAAACTATTATTGGAGCCTAATAATGAAGAGAATCTTTCAGTTATTCCCATAGTGGGAATTGGTGGGTTAGGAAAGACCACACTTGCTCAATTTGTATACAATGACGAGAACGTCAATAAACATTTTGAGCTAAAAATGTGGGTGTGTGTCTCTGATGCGTTTGAgttgaaaattattgttaaaaatttaattgcttCTGCTACTGGTAAGAAGCCAGAAGACCTTCATATGGATCAATTGCAAAAGCTTCTTCgtgaaaaaattgataaaaaaaaatacttacttGTGTTGGATGATGTGTGGAATGAAATTCCTGTCAAATGGGATAACTTGAAGCGTCTTTTAAAGGGTGGTGCAAAGGGAAGTAAGATTATAATGACAACACGTTCCAAATTGGTTGCTGAGATTACAGGTCCAGTTTCAATATACACCCTTAATGGTCTCTCTGATGACGAATCTTGGTCTTTGTTTGAACAAATTGCATTTAGAAAAGGACAAGAGACCAACAATCCTGGACTAAAAGAAATTGGAAAGGAAATTTTAGTCAGATGTCATGGTGTACCCCTTGCCATAAAGTCCATTGGACGTGTATTATGCTTAGAGAAAACTGAGTCTGAATGGTCACGTGTCAAGGCTAATGTGCTTACAAATATACTTCAACCCGGGGATGACATATTTCCAATCCTAAAGTTGAGTTATGATTATTTGCCCTCACATTTAAAGAGTTGCTTTGCTTATTGCTCTGTGTTTCCAAAAGATTACGAGATAGAAAAGGAAATGGTGGTGCGACTATGGATAGCACAAGGGTTTATCCAATTGTCAAACACAAAACAATTAGAGGAGGTTGCTAATGAGTACTTCAAGGATCTGCTTTGGAGGTCCTTCTTTGAAGAAGTAGGGGGCGAGTTTGgaaatttaaaatacaaaatgcatGATCTAATTCATGATCTTGCAGAATCGGTTGCAATGGTAGACTGCAAGCACGTTGATAGGGACAGCAAAAATGTTGATGAAAAAATTCGTCAtgtattttgtgaattttttactGGCTCCTCTTTTAATGAAACTTTAAGCTTATTggttaaagcaaaaaaaatacgTACGTTTCTTCTAACATCAGATTACTTCAATCAGCGAGATGAGCCAATGTGGAATACAATTACTTCGAATTTCAAAAGCTTGCGTGCGTTAAATATTGGTGGATGGGGGATCACAATGGTGCCAAATTCTATAGGGAACTTAATACATCTCAAATACCTTGATCTTTCTAGAAGCTATGATATGGTCACTCTCCCTAAAGCTATTACTAGACTATGGAATTTGCAAACACTGAAAGTCTTTTCATGCTGGAGACTTAAAGAATTACCTAAAGACATTAAAGAATTAGTCAACCTCAGGCACCTTGATGACAATCATTGTGAAGCTTTGAGTAATATGCCTCGTGGATTAGGGCAACTGACTTGTCTTCAAACATTACCATTATTTGTTGTGAGCAAGGACTCTTCTTCCACCTCCAAGCACGTTGGTGGCCTAGGCGAATTAAACCAGCTAAACAACATCAGAGGAACACTAGAGATCAGACATTTGGAGCGACTAGAAGATGCTAACTCAGAATGCAAGGCTGCAAATATAAGTGGAAAACAGCATCTTGAAGAGCTGAAGTTAAGATGGGGTCAAAAAGGTAATATTAATAATGACGATGAGAAGTCATTAGATGGCCTCCAACCGCATCAAAATCTCAAATATTTGTCGGTGCTAGGGTACGGGGGAGTGAGGTTTTCTAGTTGGCTTTCTTTGCTCGCCAATCTGGTTGAAATAGAAATAGATGGTGAAAGATGTCAACATTTGCCACGGTTATCTCAACTCCCCTCTCTACAATCTCTACGCCTTTCTGGAATGAGGGATTTGGAGTACATGTCAGATGGTGATATAAGCGAGGAGGTACCTGCTTCATCCACAGGGTCGTCAACACCATTCTTCCCATTGTTGAAGTCACTCTCAATCGAATATTGCCCTAAGCTGAAGGGATGGTGGAGGAGTGCATCAATGCAAGATCATCATCACCACtcattgccttcatttccttgTCTTTCTTATTTAGATATTTTCGATTGTCCTAATCTGACTTCCATGCCTCTATTTCCATATCTTGAAGAAAGTTTATATCTGTATAATGTTAGCTTCGTGCCTTTGCAAGAGACAATGGCAATGGCTTCGTTGCTGCCCCCCTCATCCCCTCTTTCTAAATTAAAGATTATGACTGTGTCTTTTAGAGAGGATGAAGTACCTCTGCTAGATGACTGGCCGTCAAATCTAATGTCTCTCAAGAAATTAGATATCTGGTGTTGCCCTGGACTAACATCTCTCCCTGAAGCTGTGCGATATCTCACCTCCCTCCGTTCTTTGGCTTTCCAAGAACTTCCGAAACTGGAGTCTCTCCCTGCAAGTCTTCAACATCTTACCAACCTGCAAGACCTCTACATTAGAGACTGTCCCAGTTTGACGATTTTGCCGGAGTGGATTATCAAGCTCACATCACTTGAAACACTTGGAATTCATGGATGCCCTAATTTGGCATCACTTCCTGATGGATTGCAATGTCTTAGGTCTTTACAAAGGCTAAAAATTGAAGATTGTCCTCTCTTAGCAAAAAGGTGCGAAAAAGGAACCGGTGAGGATTGGTCCAAGATTGCTCACATCCCTAATATTAACCATAGATGCGAATACGTTGATTTTACTGAG CATTTTCGGGCCAAGcagaagaattaa
- the LOC142643103 gene encoding serine/threonine-protein phosphatase 7 long form homolog: MQIHQYARCYILALLGDKLFMDKSGDRVHLMFLAFLHDLRDPPQYSWGSGCLAWLYRELCRASEKGASQIGGACTLVQYWAWARLPFLCPRIEPPPGCDYGPWPYAPLAFKWVRVPSSKSRPSGMALIHYREQLVRIQPDQIVWQPYEADFGHLPDFCVAGRDTWTARVPLVCFCIVEIHHPDRVLRQFGLAQERPDHVVYDERLHRIDLRGKVEKNWREEHGPYILTWDERRQRLCHAPPQTGEMPRDHDYYRWYRPVTRKYVDRNSAKLDISIESHLALLEMLPVGSRAHNHVRRVLNDLVGLGGGPAPNGEANNGHETESADIATPSTSAAPVRTPTRATASRGRGGPATASPSTSATRGHGRPATASRRTSAARGRGQCATTARVVSSPEIPAPIPHASLQPEVPPPMVDASPQPEVPSPTPPSQPSFDLGIHSQLTPPMHPETPSNPSTSSSAPTLPIDPPRTEPMTMIPTPSLYTEHHYPPTSSSSDPLGPPVGIDTLLRMRCTGRASPSSALTPTRSTATC; the protein is encoded by the exons ATGCAGATACACCAGTATGCTCGGTGCTACATTTTAGCGCTGCTAGGGGATAAGcttttcatggacaagtcgggagatagggtgcatTTGATGTTCTTGGCGTTCCTGCATGACCTTCGTGATCCGCCacagtatagttggggtagtggttgctTGGCCTGGTTGTACAGAGAGTTGTGTCGGGCAAGCGAGAAAGGGGCATCGCAGATTGGTGGGGCGTGCACattggtccagtattgggcatgggcaaggttgccattcttgtgcccgaggatagagcccccacctggatgtgattatggcccatggccatatgctccacttgcatttaa gtgggtgcgggtgccaagCTCGAAGAGTAGGCCATCCGGCATGGCCTTGATCCACTATCGcgagcaattagttagaattCAGCCGGACCAA atTGTGTGGCAGCCATACGAGGCAGACTTCGGCCACCTTCCTGACTTTTGCGTTGCAGGGAGGGATACGTGGACGGCAAGGGTgccacttgtgtgtttttgcatagtagagatacaccacccagatcgtgtccttcgtcagtttgggttggcgcaagagcgacccgaccatgttgtgtacgatgaaagactgcatagaatagacttgcgtgggaaggtggagaagaattggagggaggagcatgGACCGTATATCCTTACATGGGATGAGAGACGACAACGActttgccatgcacctcctcagACTGGTGAGATGCCTCGCGATCATGACTATTACCGCTGGTACCGTCCAGTCACTCGAAAGTATGTCGACCGCAACAGCGCAAAATTAGATATATCG attgaaagccatttagcgctgttggagatgcttcctGTAGGCAGCCGAGCCCACAACCATGTCCGACGCGTCCTAAATGATCTGGTTGGGCTTGGTGGTGGTCCTGCACCAAATGGAGAGGCAAACAATGGGCATGAGACTGAATCAGCAGATATTGCAACCCCAAGCACAAGCGCAGCACCTGTACGTACACCGACCCGTGCTACTGCAAGTAGGGGCCGTGGTGGGCCTGCTacagcaagcccaagcacaagcgcAACTAGGGGCCATGGTCGGCCTGCTACAGCAAGCCGAAGGACAAgtgcagctaggggccgtggtcaGTGTGCAACAACCGCTCGGGTTGTAAGTAGTCCTGAGATACCTGCACCCATCCCGCACGCATCTCTCCAGCCTGAGGTCCCTCCACCCATGGTAGATGCATCTCCTCAGCCCgaggtcccttcacccaccccacctTCACAGCCCAGTTTCGATCTCGGTATTCATTCTCAGTTGACCCCTCCTATGCACCCCGAGACACCCTCAAACCCATCCACCAGCTCCAGTGCACCCACTTTGCCCATAGACCCACCCCGTACTGAACCCATGACAATGATCCCCACTCCTAGCCTGTACACAgagcatcattacccacctacctcatcctcatctgacCCTCTAGGACCTCCAGTTGGGATTGACACTCTTCTTCGGATGCGATGTACCGGACGAGCATCCCCTTCATCGGCCCTCACCCCCACGAGGTCGACCGCAACGTGCTAG